A section of the Leminorella richardii genome encodes:
- the tssB gene encoding type VI secretion system contractile sheath small subunit — translation MADSFQNEVPAARVNIKLDLHTGGAQKKVELPLKMLVMGDYSHGQENRPIAEREKISINKNNFNAVLADLNPKAKLTIKNTLAGDDSETNVSLSFKDMKDFEPEQVAKQIPALRSLLAMRNLLRDLKSNLLDNATFRLELERILKDEQLSDELRAELAAIGSLPDDSSPQ, via the coding sequence ATGGCCGATAGTTTTCAAAATGAAGTCCCTGCGGCGCGCGTTAATATAAAACTGGACCTCCATACCGGTGGCGCACAGAAAAAAGTTGAACTGCCGTTAAAGATGCTAGTCATGGGAGATTATAGTCACGGTCAGGAGAATCGTCCGATCGCTGAAAGAGAAAAGATCTCTATTAATAAAAACAACTTCAATGCGGTATTAGCCGACCTCAATCCTAAAGCTAAACTGACAATTAAAAATACCTTAGCGGGTGATGATTCTGAAACAAACGTCTCACTTAGCTTTAAGGATATGAAAGATTTCGAACCCGAGCAGGTGGCTAAGCAAATACCCGCTCTGCGCTCTCTTCTCGCTATGCGTAATTTATTACGCGACCTGAAATCCAATTTATTGGACAACGCGACTTTCCGCCTGGAGCTGGAACGTATTTTAAAAGACGAACAGCTGTCGGATGAACTTCGGGCCGAACTGGCCGCCATCGGCTCTTTGCCGGATGACAGTTCTCCACAATAA